Proteins encoded by one window of Lathyrus oleraceus cultivar Zhongwan6 chromosome 1, CAAS_Psat_ZW6_1.0, whole genome shotgun sequence:
- the LOC127087875 gene encoding eukaryotic translation initiation factor 4 gamma-like: protein MKRMREPSERKSKKKTQKLGEPSVSRPPVPLVSSSPCKFQPYESPTLHIRQLYFSLPQPSPIYTDSEPTTSTTNPFETHTSNPPSPPLQHFNLTTTTLPIFEALLFNEPISRPSSTLSSQSYYNISSDSDQPEASDPQSPTLAQLQAHSISTQNPSKPETSIHSPYEHPTIPPSEPHTETPSKNLVTQTSDPPIETILTPPEPILPTVEPKPTFPTLEEAIALFVEEAGERLQARLAREEKERARREAKEKARLEEEEKARREAAEKDPAEVVAAAEAEAKAKPDAEEAARIAAEEASKAKETALTQGESSHSIFAPLLLKALKELQKEQQIVRARLDQQDSVKSNI from the exons atgaagaggatgcgagagccATCTGAAAGAAAGTCAAAGAAGAAAACTCAGAAGCTGGGGGAACCATCTGTATCCAGACCTCCTGTGCCTCTGGTCTCCTCCTCTCCTTGTAAGTTTCAACCCTATGAATCTCCTACTTTACATATAAGGCAATTATATTTTTCCTTACCTCAACCATCTCCAATCTACACAGACTCTGAACCCACAACATCCACCACAAATCCTTTTGAAACTCATACCTCTAATCCACCCTCGCCTCCTCTTCAACACTTTAATCTAACCACTACAACACTACCAATATTTGAGGCCCTACTATTCAATGAACCCATATCACGACCCTCCTCCACTCTCTCATCTCAATCCTACTATAACATCTCATCTGACTCTGACCAGCCTGAAGCATCTGACCCTCAATCCCCTACTCTTGCACAACTCCAAGCTCACTCCATCTCTACTCAAAACCCATCTAAGCCAGAAACCTCCATTCATTCCCCATATGAACACCCAACAATACCACCCTCTGAACCTCACACTGAAACTCCCTCTAAAAACCTTGTTACCCAAACATCTGACCCTCCCATTGAAACCATCCTTACACCACCAGAACCTATCCTTCCCACCGTTGAACCTAAACCCACCTTCCCCACTCTAGAAGAGGCAATCGCCTTATTTGTTGA agaaGCTGGAGAGAGGTTACAAGCCCGTCTGGCCAGAGAGGAAAAAGAGAGAGCTCGCAGAGAAGCAAAGGAAAAGGCTCGCTTagaagaagaagagaaagcaAGAAGAGAAGCTGCAGAAAAGGACCCCGCTGAggttgttgctgctgctgaagctgaagccaaagccaAGCCTGACGCTGAAGAAGCAGCACGCATTGCTGCAGAAGAAGCTTCTAAGGCTAAGGAAActgctctgactcagggggagtcatcTCACTCTATTTTTGCTCCACTTTTGTTGAAGGCTCTGAAGGAACTACAAAAAGAGCAACAGATTGTGAGAGCCAGACTGGATCAACAGGACTCTGTCAAGTCCAACATTTAG